A portion of the Nomia melanderi isolate GNS246 chromosome 2, iyNomMela1, whole genome shotgun sequence genome contains these proteins:
- the tho2 gene encoding THO complex subunit 2-like protein isoform X3, giving the protein MAGKVWNSEIWKAWDKHGKNDFLKLIKHKFKEGNTTEWRRGFYELISNGIHGNIKKDSVVQTLGELMNIDGAIPSAIVDIFTLIDAEAHNEERNNFYYIVKESEKFLTDRILKERLEIDTLQDVGTLKNKNFQTKFIKVKTKLYYKQRKFNLFREESEGYSKLIVELNQERPGSEVPTILEIVKSLIGYFNLDPNRVLDILLETFENRPQDDALFIPLIRSYMSDQQVLCEVLGFKYCSTVNATPFSLQKVTALMLQHGVIKLDDILPWLVPDDRTIIKEHEQAMKQAKEYVRKLSVISTKDKEEVPEEKENLQDKYASNQKYGLCEALLEIGAWEVAQNLFNRLPEHSLTDQRPIALALCKMIQSLIENVYRKHCIISPKLQGRKVPALKSSLAPKPIEDLEEIHDQLLPMLIVLGPNLHHDPVLMYKIMRLCHAAIRQCSLDSNKQPVDKNNNLYYDVLTILDVALLPSLSFMDCNCCVAEELWNILKYYPYQNRYCLYARWKNDTPLQHAALLRKRADAQKKIKSIMKRVSKETIKPVGRSIGKLTHSSPGVLFDYVLIQIQLYDNLIGPVVDSLKYLTNISYDVLGYCLVEALAGADRDRFKHDGTSISLWLQSLASFCGAIFKKYNIELTGLLQYVANQLKAQKSLDLLILKEIVQKMAGIEAAEEMTSDQLDAMAGGDLLKNEAGYFSQVRNTKKSSQRLKEALAEHDLAVALCLLMAQQKHCVVYRETDKSHLKLVGKLYDQCQDTLVQFGTFLGSTMTVDEYVERLPSIHSMLQDNHIHSDVAFFLARPMFAHAINIKYDALRKADPNYKKMSTAMKQAKYAEAAQAVMAPVAQSVRPLHPLKVWEDISPQFLVTFWSLSMYDLYVPVESYQREINKLKQLAAQSADSKDMNVSKGKKEQERCTTLIEKLQDERRKQEEHVEKVFAYLRQEKDTWFLSRSAKSAKNETITQFLQLCLFPRCTFTTVDAMYCAKFVHTIHSLKTANFSTLLCYDRLFCDITYSVTSCTENEANRYGRFLCAMLETVMRWHSEKAIFDKECSNYPGFVTKFRVSNQFSEANDMVGFENYRHVCHKWHYKITKAIVVCLDSKDYVQIRNSLIILIKILPHFPVLAKLSQILERKVEKVREEERGQRQDLHVLATSYSGQLKAKTPNMIREADFHHVGDKAGKTQDTPNSDASEKVGDGISSKEITNGDTRIEKENKDQREKRSASNQLYHESSEKVRKKEEGKESTEGKDKHLKKEEVKEDDPMDKKDRKYYKEEHYYSSGVDNLDRDLSSVSNSSASSGPTQDGSDRDAKRRKLENIQKEGRRAEGNLDKKERSSKSKIREEQKELRREKKVGRKRQDRADESAVTTEQKRRKDDERGKVSLHKGTYS; this is encoded by the exons ATGGCTGGTAAAGTGTGGAATTCAGAAATATGGAAAGCATGGGATAAACATGGGAAAAATGATTT CCTCAAGTTAATCAAGCACAAATTTAAGGAAGGCAACACTACAG AATGGAGAAGAGGATTTTACGAATTAATATCAAATGGAATCCATGGGAACATAAAAAAGGACAGTGTAGTTCAGACATTAGGTGAACTCATG AATATTGATGGAGCAATACCATCTGCGATAGTAGATATATTTACACTAATAGATGCAGAAGCACATaatgaagaaagaaataatttttattatattgtgaaAGAATCTGAAAAG TTTCTAACAGATAGGATATTAAAGGAACGTTTAGAAATTGATACGTTGCAAGATGTaggaacattaaaaaataagaatttccaaACCAAATTCATTAAAGTGAAGACAAAATTGta CTATAAGCAACggaagtttaatttatttagggAAGAAAGTGAAGGGTATTCTAAACTCATAGTGGAATTGAATCAGGAACGTCCAGGGAGCGAAGTACCAACGATATTAGAAATTGTTAAATCTCTTATTG gCTATTTCAATTTAGATCCTAACAGAGTACTGGACATTTTACTAGAAACTTTCGAGAATCGACCTCAGGATGATGCACTTTTTATTCCTTTAATTCGTTCGTATATGAGTGATCAGCAGGTACTCTGCGAAGTTTTAggatttaaatattgttctacTGTCAATGCTACTCCTTTCTCATTGCAAAAAGTCACTGCACTAATGTTGCAACATGGTGTTATTAAATTGGACGATATATTGCCATGGCTAGTACCAGATGATAGGACCATTATTAAAGAACATGAACAGGCTATGAAACAAGCAAAAGAGTATGTTCGTAAGTTGAGTGTAATTTCCACTAAAGATAAAGAAGAAGTAccggaagaaaaagagaatctACAG GATAAGTATGCGAGTAATCAAAAGTACGGATTATGCGAAGCACTGTTAGAAATAGGAGCATGGGAAGTTGCACAAAACTTGTTTAATAGATTACCAGAGCATAGTCTTACGGATCAACGTCCTATCGCATTAGCGTTGTGCAAAATGATTCAATCTCTTATCGAAAATGTTTATCGCAA ACATTGCATCATATCACCAAAATTACAAGGTAGAaaagttccagcgttaaagaGCTCTCTCGCTCCGAAGCCAATAGAAGATCTCGAAGAGATACATGATCAGTTGTTGCCAATGCTCATAGTCCTCGGTCCCAACCTACACCATGACCCcgttttaatgtataaaatcaTGAGGTTGTGTCATGCAGCCATCAGACAATGCTCGTTAGATTCGAACAAGCAACCTGTCGATAAAAACAATAACCTGTATTATGATGTATTGACTATACTTGACGTAGCATTGTTGCCCTCTTTGTCATTCATGGATTGCAATTGTTGCGTTGCGGAAGAACTATggaatattttaaagtattatcCATATCAGAACCGATATTGTTTGTACGCGCGTTGGAAGAATGATACACCGTTGCAGCACGCTGCTCTTCTGCGAAAGAGAGCGGATGCACAGAAAAAGATCAAATCCATTATGAAGAGAGTGAGCAAAGAAACCATTAAACCCGTTGGAAGATCAATAGGGAAATTAACGCATTCTTCACCTGGTGTATTATTCGATTATGTTCTTATACAAATCCAGTTGTATGATAATCTTATAG GACCTGTTgtagattctttaaaatatttgacaaatatTTCGTACGATGTACTTGGTTATTGTCTCGTGGAAGCACTAGCTGGCGCTGACCGTGATAGATTTAAACACGATGGCACTAGCATATCCCTCTGGCTCCAATCTCTCGCTTCATTTTGTGGAGctatattcaaaaaatataatattgaacttaCCGGTTTGCTACAATACGTAGCTAACCAACTGAAGGCACAAAAAAG cttagatttattaatattgaaagagATAGTACAAAAAATGGCAGGTATTGAAGCTGCCGAAGAAATGACTTCTGATCAGTTAGATGCTATGGCCGGTGGTGACTTACTAAAAAACGAG gCTGGCTACTTCAGTCAAGTGCGTAACACAAAGAAATCATCTCAACGGTTGAAGGAAGCTCTTGCTGAGCATGATCTTGCTGTTGCTTTGTGTTTATTAATGGCACAGCAAAAGCATTGTGTCGTATATAGGGAAACAGATAAATCTCATCTTAAACTTGTCG GCAAGTTGTATGATCAGTGCCAAGATACGTTAGTTCAGTTCGGAACATTTTTGGGTTCTACAATGACAGTAGACGAATACGTGGAGAGACTTCCTTCTATACATTCTATGCTACAGGACAATCACATACATTCTGatgttgcatttttccttgCGAGACCAATGTTTGCCCATGCTATTAAC ATTAAATATGATGCCCTGCGTAAAGCTGatccaaattacaagaaaatgtcTACCGCTATGAAACAAGCGAAGTATGCAGAAGCTGCGCAAGCAGTAATGGCGCCTGTTGCTCAATCCGTTAGACCTTTGCACCCTTTGAAAGTGTGGGAAGATATTTCACCTCAATTTCTAGTAACATTCTGGTCCCTGTCTATGTACGATTTATACGTTCCCGTTGAGAGCTATCAACGAGAGATTAACAAATTGAAGCAGCTCGCAGCGCAAAGTGCTGATTCCAAAGACATG AATGTTAgtaaaggaaagaaagaacaaGAAAGATGTACTACTTTAATTGAGAAACTGCAAgatgaaagaagaaaacaagaaGAGCACGTTGAAAAAGTGTTCGCATATCTGAG ACAAGAAAAGGATACGTGGTTCTTGTCACGAAGCGCCAAATCAGcgaaaaatgaaacgataacGCAATTCCTTCAATTGTGTTTGTTCCCTCGATGTACATTCACCACTGTAGATGCCATGTACTGTGCGAAGTTCGTTCACACTATACATTCTTTGAAGACTGCAAATTTTTCGACACTTCTATGCTACGACAGA CTTTTCTGTGATATAACATATTCAGTTACCTCGTGCACCGAGAACGAAGCGAATCGTTACGGAAGATTTTTGTGCGCCATGCTAGAAACCGTGATGAGATGGCATTCTGAGAAAGCCATATTCGATAAG GAATGTAGTAATTACCCAGGATTTGTAACGAAGTTCCGAGTTAGCAATCAATTCTCTGAAGCGAACGACATGGTAGGGTTTGAAAATTACAGGCACGTGTGCCACAAATGGCACTACAAGATTACGAAG GCTATCGTAGTTTGTCTGGATTCTAAGGATTACGTACAAATaagaaattctttaataatattgataaaaatattgccACATTTTCCTGTATTGGCTAAGTTGTCTCAAATCCTTGAGCGTAAAGTGGAGAAAGTGAGGGAAGAGGAGCGTGGGCAACGACAGGACCTCCATGTTTTGGCTACGTCGTACAGTGGTCAATTGAAAGCTAAAACTCCGAACATGATCCGTGAAGCAGACTTTCACCATGTCGGCGACAAA GCTGGAAAGACCCAAGATACTCCAAACAGCGACGCGTCGGAGAAAGTGGGCGATGGAATCTCTAGTAAAGAGATAACAAATGGCGACACtcgaattgaaaaagaaaataaagaccAACGTGAGAAGAGAAGTGCATCGAATCAACTATATCA CGAGAGTTCTGAGAAAGtcagaaaaaaggaggaaggtAAAGAGAGTACAGAGGGAAAAGACAAGCACCTGAAAAAAGAAGAGGTTAAAGAAGATGATCCCATGGACAAGAAGGATCGTAAATACTACAAA GAAGAACATTATTATAGTAGTGGAGTAGATAATTTAGATCGGGATCTTTCTAGTGTATCAAATAGTAGTGCTAGTTCCGGACCAACGCAAGATGGATCTGACAGAG aTGCCAAAAGAAGAAAACTTGAAAATATACAGAAG GAAGGAAGACGCGCGGAAGGGAACTTGGATAAAAAGGAGCGTTCGAGCAAAAGCAAAATAAGGGAGGAACAGAAGGAACtccgaagagaaaagaaagtggGGCGGAAAAGG CAGGATAGAGCAGACGAATCAGCAGTTACGACAGaacaaaagagaagaaaagacgaTGAAAGAG gAAAAGTCTCCCTACACAAAGGAACGTACTCATGA
- the tho2 gene encoding THO complex subunit 2-like protein isoform X4: MAGKVWNSEIWKAWDKHGKNDFLKLIKHKFKEGNTTEWRRGFYELISNGIHGNIKKDSVVQTLGELMNIDGAIPSAIVDIFTLIDAEAHNEERNNFYYIVKESEKFLTDRILKERLEIDTLQDVGTLKNKNFQTKFIKVKTKLYYKQRKFNLFREESEGYSKLIVELNQERPGSEVPTILEIVKSLIGYFNLDPNRVLDILLETFENRPQDDALFIPLIRSYMSDQQVLCEVLGFKYCSTVNATPFSLQKVTALMLQHGVIKLDDILPWLVPDDRTIIKEHEQAMKQAKEYVRKLSVISTKDKEEVPEEKENLQDKYASNQKYGLCEALLEIGAWEVAQNLFNRLPEHSLTDQRPIALALCKMIQSLIENVYRKHCIISPKLQGRKVPALKSSLAPKPIEDLEEIHDQLLPMLIVLGPNLHHDPVLMYKIMRLCHAAIRQCSLDSNKQPVDKNNNLYYDVLTILDVALLPSLSFMDCNCCVAEELWNILKYYPYQNRYCLYARWKNDTPLQHAALLRKRADAQKKIKSIMKRVSKETIKPVGRSIGKLTHSSPGVLFDYVLIQIQLYDNLIGPVVDSLKYLTNISYDVLGYCLVEALAGADRDRFKHDGTSISLWLQSLASFCGAIFKKYNIELTGLLQYVANQLKAQKSLDLLILKEIVQKMAGIEAAEEMTSDQLDAMAGGDLLKNEAGYFSQVRNTKKSSQRLKEALAEHDLAVALCLLMAQQKHCVVYRETDKSHLKLVGKLYDQCQDTLVQFGTFLGSTMTVDEYVERLPSIHSMLQDNHIHSDVAFFLARPMFAHAINIKYDALRKADPNYKKMSTAMKQAKYAEAAQAVMAPVAQSVRPLHPLKVWEDISPQFLVTFWSLSMYDLYVPVESYQREINKLKQLAAQSADSKDMNVSKGKKEQERCTTLIEKLQDERRKQEEHVEKVFAYLRQEKDTWFLSRSAKSAKNETITQFLQLCLFPRCTFTTVDAMYCAKFVHTIHSLKTANFSTLLCYDRLFCDITYSVTSCTENEANRYGRFLCAMLETVMRWHSEKAIFDKECSNYPGFVTKFRVSNQFSEANDMVGFENYRHVCHKWHYKITKAIVVCLDSKDYVQIRNSLIILIKILPHFPVLAKLSQILERKVEKVREEERGQRQDLHVLATSYSGQLKAKTPNMIREADFHHVGDKAGKTQDTPNSDASEKVGDGISSKEITNGDTRIEKENKDQREKRSASNQLYHESSEKVRKKEEGKESTEGKDKHLKKEEVKEDDPMDKKDRKYYKEEHYYSSGVDNLDRDLSSVSNSSASSGPTQDGSDRDAKRRKLENIQKEGRRAEGNLDKKERSSKSKIREEQKELRREKKVGRKRDRADESAVTTEQKRRKDDERGKVSLHKGTYS, translated from the exons ATGGCTGGTAAAGTGTGGAATTCAGAAATATGGAAAGCATGGGATAAACATGGGAAAAATGATTT CCTCAAGTTAATCAAGCACAAATTTAAGGAAGGCAACACTACAG AATGGAGAAGAGGATTTTACGAATTAATATCAAATGGAATCCATGGGAACATAAAAAAGGACAGTGTAGTTCAGACATTAGGTGAACTCATG AATATTGATGGAGCAATACCATCTGCGATAGTAGATATATTTACACTAATAGATGCAGAAGCACATaatgaagaaagaaataatttttattatattgtgaaAGAATCTGAAAAG TTTCTAACAGATAGGATATTAAAGGAACGTTTAGAAATTGATACGTTGCAAGATGTaggaacattaaaaaataagaatttccaaACCAAATTCATTAAAGTGAAGACAAAATTGta CTATAAGCAACggaagtttaatttatttagggAAGAAAGTGAAGGGTATTCTAAACTCATAGTGGAATTGAATCAGGAACGTCCAGGGAGCGAAGTACCAACGATATTAGAAATTGTTAAATCTCTTATTG gCTATTTCAATTTAGATCCTAACAGAGTACTGGACATTTTACTAGAAACTTTCGAGAATCGACCTCAGGATGATGCACTTTTTATTCCTTTAATTCGTTCGTATATGAGTGATCAGCAGGTACTCTGCGAAGTTTTAggatttaaatattgttctacTGTCAATGCTACTCCTTTCTCATTGCAAAAAGTCACTGCACTAATGTTGCAACATGGTGTTATTAAATTGGACGATATATTGCCATGGCTAGTACCAGATGATAGGACCATTATTAAAGAACATGAACAGGCTATGAAACAAGCAAAAGAGTATGTTCGTAAGTTGAGTGTAATTTCCACTAAAGATAAAGAAGAAGTAccggaagaaaaagagaatctACAG GATAAGTATGCGAGTAATCAAAAGTACGGATTATGCGAAGCACTGTTAGAAATAGGAGCATGGGAAGTTGCACAAAACTTGTTTAATAGATTACCAGAGCATAGTCTTACGGATCAACGTCCTATCGCATTAGCGTTGTGCAAAATGATTCAATCTCTTATCGAAAATGTTTATCGCAA ACATTGCATCATATCACCAAAATTACAAGGTAGAaaagttccagcgttaaagaGCTCTCTCGCTCCGAAGCCAATAGAAGATCTCGAAGAGATACATGATCAGTTGTTGCCAATGCTCATAGTCCTCGGTCCCAACCTACACCATGACCCcgttttaatgtataaaatcaTGAGGTTGTGTCATGCAGCCATCAGACAATGCTCGTTAGATTCGAACAAGCAACCTGTCGATAAAAACAATAACCTGTATTATGATGTATTGACTATACTTGACGTAGCATTGTTGCCCTCTTTGTCATTCATGGATTGCAATTGTTGCGTTGCGGAAGAACTATggaatattttaaagtattatcCATATCAGAACCGATATTGTTTGTACGCGCGTTGGAAGAATGATACACCGTTGCAGCACGCTGCTCTTCTGCGAAAGAGAGCGGATGCACAGAAAAAGATCAAATCCATTATGAAGAGAGTGAGCAAAGAAACCATTAAACCCGTTGGAAGATCAATAGGGAAATTAACGCATTCTTCACCTGGTGTATTATTCGATTATGTTCTTATACAAATCCAGTTGTATGATAATCTTATAG GACCTGTTgtagattctttaaaatatttgacaaatatTTCGTACGATGTACTTGGTTATTGTCTCGTGGAAGCACTAGCTGGCGCTGACCGTGATAGATTTAAACACGATGGCACTAGCATATCCCTCTGGCTCCAATCTCTCGCTTCATTTTGTGGAGctatattcaaaaaatataatattgaacttaCCGGTTTGCTACAATACGTAGCTAACCAACTGAAGGCACAAAAAAG cttagatttattaatattgaaagagATAGTACAAAAAATGGCAGGTATTGAAGCTGCCGAAGAAATGACTTCTGATCAGTTAGATGCTATGGCCGGTGGTGACTTACTAAAAAACGAG gCTGGCTACTTCAGTCAAGTGCGTAACACAAAGAAATCATCTCAACGGTTGAAGGAAGCTCTTGCTGAGCATGATCTTGCTGTTGCTTTGTGTTTATTAATGGCACAGCAAAAGCATTGTGTCGTATATAGGGAAACAGATAAATCTCATCTTAAACTTGTCG GCAAGTTGTATGATCAGTGCCAAGATACGTTAGTTCAGTTCGGAACATTTTTGGGTTCTACAATGACAGTAGACGAATACGTGGAGAGACTTCCTTCTATACATTCTATGCTACAGGACAATCACATACATTCTGatgttgcatttttccttgCGAGACCAATGTTTGCCCATGCTATTAAC ATTAAATATGATGCCCTGCGTAAAGCTGatccaaattacaagaaaatgtcTACCGCTATGAAACAAGCGAAGTATGCAGAAGCTGCGCAAGCAGTAATGGCGCCTGTTGCTCAATCCGTTAGACCTTTGCACCCTTTGAAAGTGTGGGAAGATATTTCACCTCAATTTCTAGTAACATTCTGGTCCCTGTCTATGTACGATTTATACGTTCCCGTTGAGAGCTATCAACGAGAGATTAACAAATTGAAGCAGCTCGCAGCGCAAAGTGCTGATTCCAAAGACATG AATGTTAgtaaaggaaagaaagaacaaGAAAGATGTACTACTTTAATTGAGAAACTGCAAgatgaaagaagaaaacaagaaGAGCACGTTGAAAAAGTGTTCGCATATCTGAG ACAAGAAAAGGATACGTGGTTCTTGTCACGAAGCGCCAAATCAGcgaaaaatgaaacgataacGCAATTCCTTCAATTGTGTTTGTTCCCTCGATGTACATTCACCACTGTAGATGCCATGTACTGTGCGAAGTTCGTTCACACTATACATTCTTTGAAGACTGCAAATTTTTCGACACTTCTATGCTACGACAGA CTTTTCTGTGATATAACATATTCAGTTACCTCGTGCACCGAGAACGAAGCGAATCGTTACGGAAGATTTTTGTGCGCCATGCTAGAAACCGTGATGAGATGGCATTCTGAGAAAGCCATATTCGATAAG GAATGTAGTAATTACCCAGGATTTGTAACGAAGTTCCGAGTTAGCAATCAATTCTCTGAAGCGAACGACATGGTAGGGTTTGAAAATTACAGGCACGTGTGCCACAAATGGCACTACAAGATTACGAAG GCTATCGTAGTTTGTCTGGATTCTAAGGATTACGTACAAATaagaaattctttaataatattgataaaaatattgccACATTTTCCTGTATTGGCTAAGTTGTCTCAAATCCTTGAGCGTAAAGTGGAGAAAGTGAGGGAAGAGGAGCGTGGGCAACGACAGGACCTCCATGTTTTGGCTACGTCGTACAGTGGTCAATTGAAAGCTAAAACTCCGAACATGATCCGTGAAGCAGACTTTCACCATGTCGGCGACAAA GCTGGAAAGACCCAAGATACTCCAAACAGCGACGCGTCGGAGAAAGTGGGCGATGGAATCTCTAGTAAAGAGATAACAAATGGCGACACtcgaattgaaaaagaaaataaagaccAACGTGAGAAGAGAAGTGCATCGAATCAACTATATCA CGAGAGTTCTGAGAAAGtcagaaaaaaggaggaaggtAAAGAGAGTACAGAGGGAAAAGACAAGCACCTGAAAAAAGAAGAGGTTAAAGAAGATGATCCCATGGACAAGAAGGATCGTAAATACTACAAA GAAGAACATTATTATAGTAGTGGAGTAGATAATTTAGATCGGGATCTTTCTAGTGTATCAAATAGTAGTGCTAGTTCCGGACCAACGCAAGATGGATCTGACAGAG aTGCCAAAAGAAGAAAACTTGAAAATATACAGAAG GAAGGAAGACGCGCGGAAGGGAACTTGGATAAAAAGGAGCGTTCGAGCAAAAGCAAAATAAGGGAGGAACAGAAGGAACtccgaagagaaaagaaagtggGGCGGAAAAGG GATAGAGCAGACGAATCAGCAGTTACGACAGaacaaaagagaagaaaagacgaTGAAAGAG gAAAAGTCTCCCTACACAAAGGAACGTACTCATGA